The Cellulomonas sp. P24 genome contains a region encoding:
- the mltG gene encoding endolytic transglycosylase MltG, whose product MSDLFLGSPTGTDEQLDLPGSERSRRRPDRRGGRRRHRRRSTVALVVAFVLVATAGYFLMETVWPSLVGSTSASVSDYPGPGHGSVQIVVKPGDTGAAIAATLVENGVVATRSAFTDAFKANPKAGSIQPGTYTLMLEMKAQEAVSSLLDPASRVSYKVTIPEGLTAAQIYDRISSVTTVPVATIAAAAADPASIGLPAEAGGHVEGWLYPATYEFEPGATAAQMLGTMVKKTISVLDGLGVAADQRESVLTVASIAEKEVKFPDQYAKVTRVIDNRIARQIPLGMDTINAYGLNKAAIDLTASDLKADNPYNSRLHLGLPPTPISNPGQATIEAALNPTPGDWIYFVTVNLDTGETIFTNNYDEFLAGSAQYQQWLKSKG is encoded by the coding sequence ATGAGTGACCTCTTTCTCGGTTCCCCCACCGGGACCGACGAGCAGCTCGACCTGCCCGGCTCCGAGCGATCGCGTCGTCGGCCCGACCGACGAGGTGGCCGTCGTCGCCACCGCCGCCGCAGTACTGTCGCGCTCGTCGTGGCGTTCGTGCTCGTCGCGACTGCCGGGTACTTCCTCATGGAGACGGTCTGGCCGTCGCTGGTCGGCAGCACGTCGGCCTCGGTCAGCGACTACCCCGGACCCGGGCACGGGTCGGTGCAGATCGTCGTGAAGCCCGGGGACACCGGCGCGGCCATCGCCGCGACCCTCGTCGAGAACGGGGTCGTCGCGACCCGCTCGGCCTTCACGGACGCGTTCAAGGCCAACCCGAAGGCCGGGTCGATCCAGCCGGGCACGTACACCCTCATGCTCGAGATGAAGGCGCAGGAGGCCGTCTCGAGCCTGCTCGACCCCGCCAGCCGGGTCTCGTACAAGGTGACGATCCCCGAGGGGCTCACCGCGGCGCAGATCTACGACCGGATCTCCTCCGTCACGACCGTGCCCGTCGCGACGATCGCGGCGGCAGCGGCCGACCCGGCGAGCATCGGACTGCCGGCCGAGGCGGGCGGGCACGTCGAAGGCTGGCTGTACCCGGCGACCTACGAGTTCGAGCCGGGCGCGACCGCCGCGCAGATGCTCGGCACCATGGTGAAGAAGACCATCTCGGTGCTCGACGGTCTGGGCGTCGCCGCGGATCAGCGCGAGTCGGTGCTGACCGTCGCGTCGATCGCCGAGAAGGAGGTCAAGTTCCCGGACCAGTACGCGAAGGTCACGCGGGTGATCGACAACAGGATCGCTCGGCAGATCCCGCTCGGGATGGACACGATCAACGCCTACGGACTGAACAAGGCGGCGATCGACCTGACGGCGTCCGACCTCAAGGCGGACAACCCGTACAACTCGCGCCTGCACCTCGGTCTCCCGCCCACGCCGATCTCCAACCCGGGCCAGGCGACGATCGAGGCAGCCCTCAACCCGACGCCAGGCGACTGGATCTACTTCGTCACCGTCAACCTCGACACCGGGGAGACGATCTTCACCAACAACTATGACGAGTTCCTCGCCGGGTCGGCGCAGTACCAGCAGTGGCTGAAGTCGAAGGGCTGA
- the ruvX gene encoding Holliday junction resolvase RuvX: protein MTEGPDGTAADRATVSLPRGVRLGVDVGTVRVGLAVSDPDGVIATPVETLARGNVRGSEEGPPSDLRRIAAEVAERSAGVVYVGLPRHLSGAEGAAAAAVRAYAGDLAEVVAPVPVRLVDERMSTVTAHQALHASGRAGRRHRSVVDQVAAVVILQSALEAERARGRRAGERVAVPGLDPASGTVVDDVGGHEEGRRE, encoded by the coding sequence GTGACGGAGGGACCCGACGGCACGGCTGCCGATCGTGCGACGGTGTCGCTGCCGCGTGGTGTGCGCCTCGGGGTGGACGTCGGGACGGTGCGCGTCGGTCTCGCGGTGAGCGATCCGGACGGGGTGATCGCGACCCCGGTCGAGACGCTCGCCCGGGGGAACGTCCGGGGCAGCGAGGAGGGCCCGCCGTCCGATCTCCGACGGATCGCCGCAGAGGTCGCCGAACGTTCGGCGGGAGTGGTGTACGTCGGGCTGCCACGGCATCTCTCGGGCGCCGAGGGCGCGGCCGCCGCCGCGGTGCGCGCGTACGCTGGTGACCTGGCCGAGGTGGTCGCTCCGGTTCCGGTGAGGCTCGTTGACGAGCGGATGAGCACCGTGACGGCCCACCAGGCGCTGCATGCGTCGGGCAGAGCCGGCCGCCGCCATCGCAGCGTCGTCGACCAGGTCGCTGCCGTCGTGATCCTGCAGTCCGCTCTCGAGGCGGAACGCGCCCGGGGGAGGCGTGCGGGGGAGCGGGTGGCGGTTCCGGGTCTCGACCCGGCGTCGGGTACGGTCGTGGACGATGTCGGGGGGCACGAGGAAGGACGGCGAGAATGA